DNA sequence from the Desulfomicrobium escambiense DSM 10707 genome:
GAAGCCCGTGCCCAGGGCCTTGGACGCGGCCTCCTTGGCCGCGAAGCGCGAAGCCAGGAAAGGGACGGCGTTGCCGGGCATGGCCGAGGATTCGGCCGCAGTGAGGATGCGGGCACAGAACTTCCCGCCGAACCTTTCATAGGAACGCGCGATCCTGTCCAGCTCCGCGATGTCGATGCCCACGCCGATGATCATGCCCCAAGCCGCCGATGTCTGCCCCGGGTCTCCGGGGTCATTGCCAGGAAAAAAAGCCAGACGG
Encoded proteins:
- a CDS encoding holo-[acyl-carrier-protein] synthase yields the protein MIIGVGIDIAELDRIARSYERFGGKFCARILTAAESSAMPGNAVPFLASRFAAKEAASKALGTGFSQGVTFQDIEVRSDDLGKPTIHFHNAAQARFRELGAARAHLSISHGRDNAVAVVILEA